A window of the Burkholderia sp. 9120 genome harbors these coding sequences:
- the panE gene encoding 2-dehydropantoate 2-reductase produces MRILVVGAGAVGGYFGGRLAAAGQDVTFLVRAGRAEKLQRDGLVISSARGDLTLPNVKTILAGVGAEPFDLVLLSCKAYSLDDAIDSFAPFVGESTLILPMLNGMRHIDVLTEKFGAERVLGGQCVIAATLNAEQHIVHLNEMHAITFGELAGGKSERVQAIADAMAGANFDVTVSDNILLRMWEKWVFLATLAASTCLMRGSVGDILAAPDGKRVIENLLGECRAVAESKGFTMGPDFDARATQTLFTPSPLTASMLRDVENHSHTEADHILGDLISRGGDAQKGEHGLSLLRIAYSHLKTYEARQARTS; encoded by the coding sequence ATGCGAATTCTAGTAGTAGGGGCGGGCGCGGTGGGCGGTTACTTCGGTGGGCGTCTCGCCGCGGCAGGCCAGGACGTGACCTTTCTCGTTCGTGCGGGGCGCGCGGAAAAGCTTCAGCGCGACGGGCTCGTGATCAGCAGCGCGCGCGGCGATCTCACGCTGCCCAACGTCAAGACGATCCTCGCCGGTGTCGGCGCCGAACCGTTCGATCTGGTGCTGCTCAGTTGCAAGGCCTACAGCCTCGACGACGCGATCGACTCGTTCGCGCCGTTCGTCGGCGAATCGACGCTGATTCTGCCGATGCTCAACGGCATGCGCCATATCGACGTGCTGACTGAAAAGTTCGGCGCGGAGCGCGTGTTGGGCGGCCAATGCGTAATCGCCGCGACGCTGAACGCCGAGCAGCACATCGTGCATCTGAACGAAATGCATGCCATCACATTCGGCGAACTGGCGGGCGGCAAGTCGGAGCGGGTCCAGGCCATCGCGGACGCCATGGCCGGCGCGAATTTCGACGTCACTGTCAGCGACAACATTCTGCTGCGCATGTGGGAGAAGTGGGTGTTCCTGGCCACATTGGCGGCCAGTACGTGCTTGATGCGGGGTTCCGTCGGCGATATTCTGGCTGCGCCGGACGGCAAACGCGTGATCGAGAATCTGCTCGGCGAGTGCCGGGCGGTGGCCGAGAGCAAAGGCTTCACGATGGGCCCGGACTTCGACGCCCGCGCCACGCAGACGCTGTTCACGCCGTCGCCGCTCACCGCGTCGATGCTGCGCGACGTGGAAAACCACTCGCATACCGAGGCGGATCATATTCTCGGCGACCTGATCTCGCGCGGCGGCGACGCGCAGAAGGGCGAACACGGCCTGTCGTTGCTGCGGATCGCCTATAGTCATCTGAAGACGTATGAAGCGAGGCAGGCCCGCACGTCCTGA
- a CDS encoding nucleoside hydrolase, with product MSQHKIIYDTDPGVDDAMALVFQARHPEIELLGLTSVFGNATIQTTTRNARFLAGRFAPGVPVAQGAAAPLKRIAPDPLAWIHGDNGLGNIALDMSNAAALDERPAHRFIIDTVRAHPGEVTLVAVGPLTNLALALADDPHIATLVKQVVIMGGAFGTDGVLGNVTPAAEANILGDPDAADLVFGSAWPVTIVGLDVTQRTIMSHDYLASLRERGGAAGQFVWDVSRHYEAFHEESAQLAGIYVHDSSAVAYVLAPHLYTTRSGPVRVLTEGIAVGQTIQKPVTMPVPAPDWDSRPPCEVCVGVDVGGMLALYEKTILGTL from the coding sequence ATGAGTCAGCACAAGATTATTTACGACACCGATCCCGGTGTGGACGACGCAATGGCGCTGGTGTTTCAGGCGCGGCATCCGGAGATCGAACTGCTTGGTCTGACGAGCGTGTTCGGCAACGCGACGATTCAGACGACCACGCGTAACGCGCGTTTCCTTGCCGGTCGCTTCGCGCCGGGCGTGCCGGTCGCGCAGGGCGCGGCCGCGCCGCTCAAACGCATCGCGCCGGACCCGCTGGCGTGGATTCATGGCGACAACGGCCTCGGCAACATCGCGCTCGACATGAGCAACGCCGCCGCGCTCGACGAGCGTCCGGCACACCGCTTCATCATCGACACGGTGCGCGCGCATCCTGGCGAAGTCACGCTGGTCGCCGTGGGTCCGCTCACGAATCTCGCGCTGGCGCTCGCCGACGATCCGCACATCGCCACACTCGTCAAACAGGTGGTGATCATGGGCGGCGCGTTCGGCACGGACGGCGTGCTCGGCAACGTGACGCCCGCGGCGGAAGCCAACATTCTCGGCGATCCGGATGCGGCCGATCTCGTGTTCGGCTCGGCGTGGCCGGTGACAATCGTCGGCCTCGACGTTACGCAGCGCACCATCATGAGCCACGACTATCTGGCGTCGCTGCGTGAACGCGGCGGCGCGGCGGGGCAGTTCGTGTGGGACGTGTCGCGGCATTACGAGGCGTTTCACGAAGAGAGCGCGCAACTCGCGGGCATTTACGTGCATGACTCGTCGGCGGTGGCTTATGTGCTGGCGCCGCATCTCTATACGACGCGCAGTGGCCCGGTGCGCGTGCTGACCGAAGGCATCGCAGTCGGTCAGACGATCCAGAAGCCGGTGACGATGCCGGTGCCCGCGCCGGACTGGGATAGCCGCCCGCCCTGCGAAGTGTGCGTGGGCGTGGACGTCGGCGGCATGCTGGCGCTCTACGAGAAGACGATTCTCGGCACGCTCTGA
- a CDS encoding cytidine deaminase, with translation MKMEQLLERAGVAREKAYAPYSKFKVGAALLTKDGQVFDGCNVENASYGLCNCAERTAFFSAIAAGYQRDQFAALAVIGDTEGPIAPCGACRQVIIELGGPDLPIRLGNLHGATRDTTAREQLPDAFYL, from the coding sequence ATGAAGATGGAACAACTGCTGGAACGCGCGGGCGTCGCGCGAGAAAAGGCCTATGCGCCGTATTCGAAATTCAAGGTCGGCGCTGCGTTGCTGACTAAAGACGGCCAGGTATTCGACGGCTGCAACGTCGAGAACGCGTCGTATGGTTTGTGCAATTGCGCGGAACGCACCGCATTTTTCAGCGCGATTGCCGCGGGTTATCAGCGTGACCAGTTCGCCGCGCTCGCCGTGATCGGCGACACCGAAGGCCCGATCGCGCCGTGCGGCGCGTGCCGCCAGGTGATCATCGAACTCGGCGGGCCGGACCTGCCGATTCGTCTCGGCAATCTGCACGGCGCGACACGCGACACCACCGCGCGCGAACAACTGCCGGACGCGTTTTACTTATGA
- a CDS encoding NupC/NupG family nucleoside CNT transporter: MALIVRNLLGIAVLLLIAYIFSANRRAIRLRTVVAALLTQIGIGAFILFVPFGKSILDAAATGVNHVLAYGNAGIEFLFGGLVQPKMFQVFGDGGFVFAVRVLPAIIFVTALISVLYYLGVMRWIVIVLGTVFQKLLGVSKLESFSAVTTIFLGQSEMPAVVKPFARDMTGAELFAVMSSGMAAVAGSVLAGYAGLGVRVDYLLAASFMAVPGGLLFAKIICPSTEPSRVQLQHLNFDEKRPTNVIEAVSSGATVGLKIAVMVGAMLIAFVSLIALLNGIVGGIGGWFGHPDLSMQSVLGMLFAPLAYLIGVPWSEATIAGNFLGQKVILNEFVAYASLSPYLKDAASVSAAGLQALDPRTIAILSFALCGFANFSSIAVLTGGFSAVAPERRAEVARYGLRVVLAGTLSNLLSATIAGMFITLH, translated from the coding sequence ATGGCCCTGATCGTCCGAAACCTCCTCGGTATTGCCGTCCTGTTGTTGATCGCCTATATCTTCTCCGCCAACCGGCGCGCCATTCGCTTACGCACTGTTGTCGCCGCCCTGCTCACGCAAATCGGTATCGGCGCTTTCATTCTGTTCGTGCCATTCGGCAAATCGATCCTCGACGCAGCCGCAACCGGTGTCAATCACGTACTGGCCTACGGCAACGCGGGCATCGAGTTCCTGTTCGGCGGCCTCGTGCAGCCCAAGATGTTCCAGGTCTTCGGCGACGGCGGTTTCGTGTTCGCCGTGCGCGTGCTGCCGGCCATCATCTTCGTCACGGCATTGATCTCCGTGCTGTACTACCTCGGCGTGATGCGCTGGATCGTGATCGTGCTCGGCACGGTGTTCCAGAAACTGCTGGGCGTGTCGAAGCTCGAATCGTTTTCGGCTGTCACCACGATCTTTCTCGGTCAAAGCGAAATGCCCGCGGTCGTCAAACCGTTCGCGCGTGACATGACCGGCGCCGAACTGTTCGCGGTGATGTCGAGCGGCATGGCGGCCGTGGCGGGCTCGGTGCTGGCGGGCTACGCAGGGCTCGGCGTGCGGGTCGACTATCTGCTCGCGGCGTCGTTCATGGCGGTGCCCGGCGGCCTGCTGTTCGCGAAGATCATCTGCCCGAGCACCGAGCCGAGCCGCGTGCAATTGCAGCATCTCAACTTCGACGAAAAGCGGCCCACCAATGTGATCGAAGCCGTCAGTTCCGGCGCGACCGTGGGCCTGAAAATCGCGGTGATGGTCGGCGCCATGCTGATCGCGTTCGTCAGTCTGATCGCGTTGCTCAACGGGATCGTGGGCGGCATTGGCGGTTGGTTCGGCCATCCGGACCTGTCGATGCAATCGGTGCTCGGCATGCTGTTCGCGCCGCTCGCGTATCTGATCGGCGTGCCGTGGAGCGAGGCGACGATCGCCGGTAACTTCCTCGGGCAGAAGGTGATTCTCAACGAGTTCGTCGCTTACGCGTCGCTGTCGCCGTATCTGAAAGACGCCGCCAGCGTGAGCGCGGCTGGCCTGCAGGCACTCGATCCGCGTACCATTGCAATCCTGTCGTTTGCGTTGTGCGGCTTCGCGAACTTTTCGTCGATCGCGGTGCTGACGGGCGGCTTTAGCGCCGTCGCGCCGGAACGCCGCGCCGAAGTCGCGCGCTACGGCTTGCGTGTCGTGCTGGCCGGGACGCTCTCGAATCTGCTGAGCGCCACGATTGCCGGCATGTTCATTACGCTGCATTGA
- a CDS encoding thiolase family protein encodes MTNPREVVICNPVRTPIGAFGGSLKEVPATELGALAVRETLRRSGLDAAALASVVMGNVIQAGNKMNPARQASIGGGVPVAVPALTVNRVCGSGAQAIVSAAQEIWLGFGDAAVAGGMENMDRAPYLLDSGRWGSRMGNAQVHDSLLRDGLNDAFSGEHSGWHTEDLVAQFDMTRESQDRWAARSQQRFVEAQESGDFDAELIAVPVPGRKGPQPFTRDEQPRPDTTLDTLAKLRPAFRPDGTITAGNAPGLNSGAAAMLVAERGFAEARGIEPAARLVAFGVAAVEPGMFGLGPVPAVQMALARAGWQLHEVERFEINEAFAAVPIAVARRLGIADELINVQGGAIAHGHPIGATGAVLTTRLIHSMRRDGLKRGIVTLCIGGGQGIALALEML; translated from the coding sequence ATGACGAACCCACGAGAAGTCGTGATCTGCAATCCGGTAAGAACGCCAATAGGCGCCTTCGGCGGATCGCTGAAAGAAGTGCCCGCCACCGAACTCGGCGCGCTAGCCGTGCGCGAAACGCTGCGTCGCAGCGGTCTCGATGCGGCGGCGTTGGCGTCGGTGGTGATGGGCAATGTGATTCAGGCGGGCAACAAGATGAATCCCGCGCGCCAGGCGTCGATTGGCGGCGGTGTGCCGGTGGCCGTGCCGGCGCTGACGGTGAATCGCGTATGCGGGTCGGGCGCGCAGGCGATCGTGTCGGCGGCGCAGGAAATCTGGCTCGGTTTCGGCGATGCCGCCGTGGCGGGCGGCATGGAGAACATGGACCGCGCGCCGTATCTGCTCGACAGCGGGCGCTGGGGCAGCCGCATGGGCAACGCGCAGGTTCACGACAGTCTGCTGCGCGACGGCCTGAACGACGCGTTCTCCGGCGAGCATTCGGGCTGGCATACGGAAGACCTCGTCGCGCAATTCGACATGACACGTGAAAGCCAGGACCGCTGGGCCGCACGTTCGCAACAGCGATTCGTCGAGGCGCAAGAGAGCGGCGACTTCGACGCCGAACTGATCGCCGTACCAGTGCCGGGCCGCAAAGGCCCGCAACCCTTCACGCGCGACGAACAACCGCGCCCCGATACCACGCTGGACACGCTGGCCAAACTGCGGCCCGCTTTTCGTCCCGACGGCACGATCACCGCAGGCAACGCGCCTGGCCTGAACAGCGGCGCGGCCGCGATGCTGGTAGCCGAGCGCGGTTTCGCCGAAGCGCGCGGGATCGAACCGGCCGCGCGTCTGGTGGCGTTCGGCGTCGCGGCGGTGGAGCCTGGCATGTTCGGGCTCGGTCCCGTGCCGGCGGTGCAGATGGCTCTGGCGCGCGCCGGTTGGCAACTGCATGAGGTCGAGCGCTTTGAAATCAACGAAGCATTCGCGGCCGTGCCGATCGCGGTCGCGCGCCGGCTCGGCATTGCGGATGAGTTGATCAACGTGCAGGGCGGCGCGATCGCGCACGGTCATCCGATTGGCGCGACCGGCGCGGTGCTGACGACACGACTGATCCATTCGATGCGACGCGACGGTCTCAAGCGCGGAATCGTGACGCTGTGTATCGGCGGCGGGCAGGGGATTGCGTTGGCGTTGGAAATGCTCTGA
- a CDS encoding efflux transporter outer membrane subunit: protein MKPIVLKVLASAALLTLAACAVPPAEHADLPQTVKTVAPAAWNVDAPQDSVSADTWWAQFGDPVMHQLVESVLTGNLDVQAAVERVKQAQDLATQDRAALLPELNANAGASDSRQNTPPPLGYVRQAGFGLSASWTPDVFGGERLAVLAAQAQVSGREASLNQLRLALAANTAAAYIDLRWAQSQLQILSDNEQIRARALKLTQERLHFGLSTQLDVARAQNQLQDLQAQIPRIQSAVQHQLSLIAVYSGRTPESVDGLLLANAREIPLPAQSVPQTLPSEALLKRPDVRTAYATVEQRAAEVGVSRAQRYPQFRLNLADGLLASSYLGLPTLTDNLFSAALNATSPIFNAGRITANIDASESRMRESQLGLQQTMLQALKEIEDNRSDLVSGSVQVQRLGGALDASGHALRLSTELYKNGASSFLDVLDAQEAYLRDDESLNQAKREHALAAVALYRSLGGGWDLPGTVTAVSANN from the coding sequence ATGAAACCGATCGTACTCAAAGTTCTCGCGAGCGCCGCGTTGTTGACGCTCGCGGCCTGCGCGGTCCCACCGGCCGAACACGCGGATTTGCCGCAAACGGTCAAGACCGTGGCGCCGGCCGCATGGAACGTCGACGCGCCGCAAGACAGCGTCAGCGCCGATACGTGGTGGGCGCAATTCGGCGACCCGGTGATGCATCAACTGGTCGAGTCGGTGTTGACCGGCAATCTCGACGTGCAGGCCGCGGTGGAACGCGTCAAGCAGGCACAGGATCTGGCGACGCAGGATCGCGCGGCGCTGCTGCCCGAGTTGAACGCCAATGCCGGCGCTTCCGACTCACGCCAGAACACGCCGCCGCCGCTCGGCTACGTGCGTCAGGCCGGTTTCGGTTTGTCGGCGAGCTGGACGCCGGACGTGTTCGGCGGCGAACGGCTCGCCGTGCTGGCGGCGCAGGCGCAAGTGTCGGGCCGTGAGGCGTCGTTGAACCAGCTGCGGCTCGCGCTCGCGGCGAACACGGCGGCCGCGTATATCGACCTGCGCTGGGCGCAATCGCAATTGCAGATTCTCAGCGACAACGAACAGATTCGTGCGCGTGCGCTGAAGCTCACGCAGGAGCGCTTGCATTTCGGACTCTCGACGCAACTCGACGTCGCGCGTGCGCAGAATCAATTGCAGGATCTGCAGGCGCAGATTCCGCGCATTCAGTCGGCGGTACAGCATCAATTGAGTCTGATCGCGGTGTATTCGGGGCGCACGCCGGAAAGTGTCGACGGTTTGCTGCTCGCCAACGCCCGCGAGATTCCGTTGCCCGCGCAAAGCGTGCCGCAGACGTTGCCGTCGGAAGCGTTGTTGAAGCGGCCCGATGTCCGCACCGCGTATGCGACGGTCGAACAACGCGCGGCGGAAGTGGGCGTGTCGAGAGCGCAGCGTTATCCGCAGTTCCGGCTGAATCTCGCGGACGGCTTGCTGGCCTCGTCGTATCTCGGCCTGCCGACGCTGACCGACAACCTGTTCAGCGCGGCGTTGAACGCCACCAGTCCGATCTTCAACGCGGGCCGTATCACCGCGAATATCGACGCGAGCGAAAGCCGCATGCGCGAATCGCAGCTCGGTTTGCAGCAGACCATGCTGCAGGCGCTGAAGGAAATCGAGGACAACCGCAGCGACCTGGTGAGCGGATCGGTGCAGGTGCAACGACTTGGCGGCGCGCTCGATGCGTCGGGCCACGCGCTGCGTTTGTCGACCGAGTTGTACAAGAACGGCGCCTCGAGTTTCCTCGACGTGCTGGACGCGCAGGAAGCGTATCTGCGCGACGACGAATCGTTGAATCAGGCCAAACGCGAGCATGCGCTCGCAGCGGTCGCGTTGTACCGGTCGCTGGGTGGCGGCTGGGATCTGCCTGGAACCGTCACGGCGGTATCGGCGAATAACTGA
- a CDS encoding DHA2 family efflux MFS transporter permease subunit: MTQVLANPADLPTRTKVVAFTLMCIGFFMATLDIQIVASSLKDIGGGLSASQDELSWVQTSYLIAEILVIPMSGWLTRVFSTRWVFAFSALGFTITSMLCGLAWDINSMILFRGLQGALGAAMIPTVFTTAFVLFPGKQRLIASTTISALATLAPTIGPVIGGWITSQWSWHWLFYLNLVPGVLVTVMVPKYVHFDNVDLSLLKKGDYLGILLMSGFLGCLEYVLEEGPRKNWFGDDVIVFCAWISAICGFLFLVHAFTAKEPIVDLRALAVRNFGIGSLLSFITGIGIFCAVFLTPVFLSRVRGFDSLQIGVALLSVGCFQLVAMVAYSILARIVDMRILLVVGLVLFGLGCYLYVPLTNQWGWQELLIPQALRGIGQQFCIPPIVTMALGSLPMSRLRSASGLFNLMRNLGGAIGIAVSSTMLNDRLNLHYERLDEHLNAGRPVLESLLQQQTAHFAAVGGDALNAANAGLGALHGLLMREALVLTFSDTFFALSLCFVVGLLSVLFSRPFGNTAPPPDAH; this comes from the coding sequence ATGACCCAAGTCCTCGCCAACCCCGCCGATCTGCCGACGCGCACCAAAGTCGTCGCGTTCACGCTGATGTGCATCGGCTTTTTCATGGCGACGCTCGATATCCAGATCGTGGCGTCGTCCCTCAAAGATATCGGCGGCGGTTTGTCCGCGAGCCAGGATGAACTCTCCTGGGTGCAGACCTCGTATCTGATCGCTGAAATTCTGGTGATTCCGATGTCCGGCTGGCTCACCCGCGTGTTCTCCACGCGCTGGGTGTTCGCCTTTTCCGCGCTCGGCTTCACGATCACCAGCATGCTGTGCGGTCTCGCATGGGACATCAACTCGATGATCCTGTTCCGCGGTTTGCAGGGCGCGCTCGGCGCCGCGATGATCCCGACCGTGTTCACCACCGCGTTCGTGCTGTTCCCCGGCAAGCAGCGGTTGATTGCGTCCACCACCATCAGCGCGCTCGCCACGCTCGCGCCGACCATCGGTCCGGTGATCGGCGGCTGGATCACCTCGCAGTGGTCATGGCACTGGCTGTTCTATCTGAACCTCGTGCCCGGCGTTCTCGTCACGGTGATGGTGCCGAAGTACGTGCACTTCGATAACGTCGATCTGTCGTTGCTGAAGAAGGGCGATTACCTCGGCATTCTGCTGATGTCCGGCTTTCTCGGCTGCCTCGAATACGTGCTGGAAGAAGGCCCGCGCAAGAACTGGTTCGGCGACGACGTGATCGTGTTTTGTGCGTGGATCTCGGCGATCTGCGGCTTTCTTTTCCTCGTGCATGCATTCACCGCGAAAGAGCCGATTGTCGACTTGCGCGCGCTGGCGGTCCGCAACTTCGGCATAGGCAGTTTGCTGTCGTTCATTACCGGAATCGGGATTTTTTGCGCGGTCTTTCTGACGCCGGTGTTCCTCTCGCGTGTGCGCGGTTTCGACTCGTTGCAGATCGGCGTGGCCTTGCTGTCGGTCGGCTGTTTTCAATTGGTCGCGATGGTCGCGTATTCGATCCTCGCCCGCATTGTCGACATGCGAATCCTGCTGGTGGTGGGGCTCGTGCTGTTCGGCCTCGGCTGTTATCTGTATGTGCCGTTGACCAATCAATGGGGTTGGCAGGAGTTGCTGATTCCGCAGGCGTTGCGCGGCATCGGGCAGCAGTTCTGTATTCCACCCATCGTGACGATGGCGCTGGGCTCGTTGCCGATGTCGAGGCTGCGTTCCGCGAGCGGCCTGTTCAACCTGATGCGCAATCTCGGCGGCGCGATCGGCATTGCCGTGAGCAGCACGATGCTCAACGACCGTTTGAACCTGCACTACGAGCGGCTCGACGAACATCTGAACGCCGGACGCCCGGTGCTCGAATCGCTTCTGCAGCAGCAGACCGCGCATTTCGCGGCGGTTGGCGGCGACGCGCTGAACGCCGCCAACGCAGGGCTCGGCGCATTGCATGGACTGCTGATGCGCGAAGCGCTGGTACTCACTTTCTCCGACACGTTTTTCGCGTTGTCGCTGTGTTTCGTGGTCGGTTTGCTGAGCGTGCTGTTCTCGCGCCCGTTCGGCAACACCGCGCCGCCGCCCGATGCTCATTGA
- a CDS encoding HlyD family secretion protein, producing the protein MSTTPSTIAPPSAAQSATPARRIPWMLLAVITVLVVLALAVSYWFFVGRFVETTDDAYVGGDVTVMAPKVNGFVTDVLVRDNQFVHADQVLIRLDARDYDARLAQASAEVQSAQAAVTELQAKKSLQLATINEQAAEVRASGAELTRSAADQTRYRELVKDDAVSSQVVERADADLSKAHAAVDRSGAALIAAQRQIAVLDAQIGDADARIATAQAAQRVAALNVEYTTIRSPIDGYIGNRTARVGLLANTGGSLLTVVPASGLWIDANFKEDQLKKMQVGDRVDVNLDASSRQIHGVVESLAPATGATFSVLPAENATGNFTKIVQRVPVRVRLEVPKDMQGVLRPGLSATVKVHVDAGDTPARG; encoded by the coding sequence ATGTCCACAACCCCTTCCACTATCGCGCCACCCAGCGCGGCTCAATCCGCCACACCGGCGCGGCGTATTCCCTGGATGCTGCTCGCGGTGATCACGGTGCTTGTCGTGCTCGCGTTGGCGGTGTCGTACTGGTTCTTCGTCGGCCGCTTTGTTGAAACGACTGACGATGCCTACGTGGGCGGCGATGTCACCGTGATGGCGCCGAAAGTGAACGGCTTCGTCACGGATGTGCTGGTGCGCGACAACCAGTTCGTGCACGCGGACCAGGTGCTGATCCGGCTCGATGCACGCGATTACGACGCCCGCCTCGCGCAGGCCAGCGCGGAAGTGCAGAGCGCCCAGGCCGCGGTGACCGAGTTGCAGGCGAAGAAATCCTTGCAACTCGCCACCATCAACGAGCAGGCGGCCGAGGTGCGCGCCTCCGGCGCCGAACTGACGCGCAGCGCCGCCGACCAGACGCGTTATCGCGAACTGGTGAAGGACGACGCGGTGTCGAGCCAGGTGGTCGAGCGGGCGGACGCCGATCTGAGCAAGGCGCACGCTGCCGTCGATCGCAGCGGCGCGGCGCTGATCGCGGCGCAGCGCCAGATTGCGGTGCTCGACGCGCAGATCGGCGACGCCGACGCGCGCATCGCCACCGCGCAAGCGGCGCAGCGGGTCGCGGCGCTGAACGTGGAGTACACAACGATTCGCTCGCCGATCGACGGTTATATCGGCAATCGCACCGCGCGAGTGGGACTGCTGGCGAACACGGGCGGCTCGCTGCTGACCGTGGTGCCCGCGAGCGGCCTGTGGATCGACGCCAACTTCAAGGAAGATCAGTTGAAGAAGATGCAGGTCGGCGACCGCGTCGACGTGAATCTCGACGCGTCGAGCCGGCAGATTCACGGCGTGGTGGAAAGTCTGGCGCCCGCCACCGGCGCGACCTTCAGCGTGCTGCCCGCCGAAAACGCCACTGGCAACTTCACGAAGATCGTGCAGCGTGTGCCGGTGCGGGTGCGTCTCGAGGTGCCGAAAGACATGCAAGGCGTGTTGCGCCCGGGCCTCTCGGCCACGGTGAAGGTCCACGTCGACGCTGGCGACACGCCGGCGCGCGGCTAA
- a CDS encoding MarR family winged helix-turn-helix transcriptional regulator translates to MEGLLDDDCFAIRQAARYVSQLYDRHLANVGLTITQFSLMGRLKRVGPMSMKQLAEAMRMQRTTLVRTIQPLRRNGLISSDVLGADVRALSIALTPAGEERLKAGREHWYAAQAEFEHRFGEERAAALRGELFAITQDPL, encoded by the coding sequence ATGGAAGGCCTCCTCGACGACGACTGCTTTGCGATCCGCCAGGCCGCCCGTTACGTCTCGCAGCTTTACGACCGGCATCTGGCGAACGTGGGGCTGACCATCACGCAGTTTTCGCTGATGGGTCGGTTGAAACGCGTCGGCCCGATGTCGATGAAGCAACTGGCCGAAGCCATGCGGATGCAGCGCACGACGCTGGTTCGCACGATCCAGCCGCTGCGCCGCAACGGCCTGATATCGAGCGACGTGCTCGGCGCGGACGTCCGGGCGCTGTCGATTGCGCTCACGCCGGCCGGCGAAGAACGTCTGAAGGCAGGCCGCGAACATTGGTACGCGGCGCAAGCCGAATTCGAACACCGATTCGGCGAAGAACGGGCCGCCGCATTGCGCGGCGAGTTGTTCGCCATCACGCAGGATCCGCTCTGA
- a CDS encoding MarR family winged helix-turn-helix transcriptional regulator, producing the protein MNRPLSYDECNCFALRQAARHVTQIYERHLGGVGLTAAQFTILAKLARKPNLPMADLADAMVMERTTLVRAMKPLQRDGLVVAEAAEHDGRTFLFSLTAKGETTFDQASVAWRAAQDEFEERFGHARARVLRAELFSITG; encoded by the coding sequence ATGAACCGCCCTCTCTCTTACGACGAATGCAACTGCTTCGCGCTGCGCCAGGCGGCGCGGCACGTCACGCAAATCTACGAGCGCCATCTGGGCGGCGTAGGGCTGACGGCCGCGCAGTTCACGATCCTCGCCAAGCTCGCACGCAAGCCGAATCTGCCCATGGCGGATCTGGCGGATGCCATGGTGATGGAGCGCACCACGCTGGTTCGCGCCATGAAGCCGTTGCAGCGCGATGGCCTGGTGGTGGCGGAAGCGGCGGAGCACGACGGCCGCACGTTTCTGTTCAGTCTCACGGCAAAGGGCGAAACGACCTTCGACCAGGCGTCGGTGGCGTGGCGCGCAGCGCAGGACGAGTTTGAAGAGCGCTTCGGGCATGCGCGCGCAAGAGTGCTGCGCGCCGAGTTGTTCAGCATCACCGGCTAA